From Parus major isolate Abel chromosome 1A, Parus_major1.1, whole genome shotgun sequence, the proteins below share one genomic window:
- the MEI1 gene encoding meiosis inhibitor protein 1 isoform X3 translates to MAEPCGDHGPRWALPLRPPLCLACAVETLGDGSASLVRKKHVLSRLQDALAWQALPVVQLLAPDERVCMHLIGTLFGMLHSVEDSSALNLLVEVLVRLLVELKSEQYLYCILDESQKELCKATTMRSSLPTFSLLGKLADAIPGFADLLVGKHNNLVDHLLMGLMYPNEGIKAAVCYLYGKLYSSPVGTERLSGHFEERLCGVFLNTLGCAQTKELQVNCLGLLKELLKSDHFVSILMNNSKTEEETENPDFLEGENPLPLVLKKLLLTRDEMLQAASSHCMASVLVHSPSRYASAFIHADVPEFLFECLLCKSEFLIWSVYCCLLLLTEERLFFSKCHTVYGIESLVRSLQGVLLLNNVELHKQGLLLFTEILKRQPVEIKLFTNRGVCIEAIDVLMETVNCPALEVAVEAVKAVAAFLRKDHLSSPPVPYEELQKLLEAMLKRCADLSPPQSSKRHAGDLLFSVSQSHPTNRNLGRVPQRHGQFLLNTLESFRNACRLAVEFQGDFMAQENAFTAPNSESKDTLSNFSEFLLRICDSLCIPMVMSYLERAVSPPVTEVFISTLSTLFTVVPSMRNKFSKKLASSSFIRLTLELKARFCSVQSNPVLNHTCSSFLCSLCLNLYAATEKRRTSSQEEQEMSELLQKGLPQLNFTIAESLLLLSEAPEPFFLDQSLCSHQHCFILLLYFAYTFGDRFVPEAELFLAVRNFLLSAQDHGDCPPPHILRAALYLLAVCQDKGKALDVRSLSTIRRILDNLPDLSLVYVHCPLLLKFFLSYSELMGKFGHQILQLWFSWEDCNQSEAEEGDFGTSDQLNSTNPLLPILKSNSSILLILLDLVCSGSVEVAWKVLITLRTFLERNEDVLVCDLLRSRFLQILQQLLVESSSATLQANRNLPVLLSLLFLVQLRSKGIRELDSTDFKLLHQVSNLCGKCRPRDTDLLQPSLNFLYWSLHQTTPCSQQRAVAVLLSNVSLLELLQKVLECTWLWSPTSRPAYLSSEDALLCSGWLLVASLLLYQHRYNTEVHQTLSVDLKEVLNAVIFRNKKPILLLVSIMQFLRAVLRQNFSSSLLVIVGQNTAPSSTQPQPSSLQDTALHPLAMQQVFSLVVSLQNLLVHVQLQKDLLLSQAVVACLETLVEYLYVKNQDVALHVASQPWHRFLLFTLLSGGQKSFLQPEVLRLMTLIQSSHYQVEPEQSGIIQTLLDRLLGQKTTCVKHQDIVCLGSVAVSLSHIGD, encoded by the exons ATGGCGGAGCCGTGCGGCGATCACGGGCCGCGCTGGGCGCTGCCGCTCCGCCCGCCGCTCTGCCTCGCCTGCGCCGTGGAGACCCTGGGCGACGGCAGCGCCTCG CTGGTGCGCAAGAAGCACGTCCTGTCCCGTCTCCAGGATGCCCTGGCCTGGCAGGCGCTGCCAGTCgtccagctgctggcaccagACGAGAGGGTGTGCATGCATTTGATAGGAACTCTCTTTG GGATGTTGCATTCTGTGGAAGACAGCAGTGCCCTGAACCTATTAGTTGAAG TTCTGGTGCGGCTTCTTGTGGAGCTGAAGTCAGAACAGTACTTATACTGCATCTTGGATGAAAGTCAGAAGGAG CTGTGCAAAGCAACTACCATGAGAAGCAGCCTGCccacattttctctcttggGCAAGCTGGCAGATGCCATCCCAGGCTTTGCTGATCTACTGGTGGGAAAGCACA ATAATTTAGTGGATCATCTGCTGATGGGCTTGATGTACCCAAACGAAGGTATAAAGGCTGCTGTCTGCTACTTGTATGGCAAGTTGTACTCCTCTCCTGTTGGCACAGAACGGCTCTCAGGACACTTTGAAGAAAGGCTGTGTGGTGTCTTCTTGAATACCTTGGGGTGTGCACAGACAAAGGAGCTGCAGGTTAATTGTTTGG GTTTGCTAAAGGAGCTGCTGAAATCTGATCATTTTGTATCTATTCTTATGAATAATTCAAAGACAGAGGAGGAGACTGAGAACCCTGACTTTTTAGAAGGGGAAAATCCACTGCCACTTGTTCTCAAAAAG CTCTTGTTGACCAGAGATGAGATGTTACAGGCAGCGAGTTCTCACTGTATGGCTTCAGTGCTGGTTCACTCTCCTAGCAGATATGCTTCTGCTTTTATCCATGCAGATGTCCCAG agtTTCTCTTCGAGTGTCTCTTGTGCAAAAGTGAATTCCTAATCTGGTCAGTGtactgctgcctgctcctcctgacTGAAGAGcgccttttcttctccaagtgTCACACCGTCTATG GCATTGAATCTCTGGTGAGGAGTCTCCAGGGTGTCCTGCTGCTGAACAATGTGGAGTTGCACAAGCAAGGGCTCCTGCTCttcactgaaatactgaaacG GCAACCAGTGGAAATCAAATTATTCACAAACCGAGGTGTATGTATAGAAGCCATTGATGTTCTGATGGAGACAGTGAACTGCCCAGCGCTGGAGGTGGCGGTGGAGGCTGTGAAAGCTGTGGCAGCTTTCCTGAG GAAGGACCATCTGAGCTCCCCTCCAGTCCCAtatgaagagctgcagaaacttCTGGAAGCAATGCTGAAGCGATGTGCTGACCTTTCCCCACCACAGAGTAGTAAGAGGCATGCA GGTGATCTCCTATTCTCAGTGTCTCAGAGTCACCCAACAAACAGAAATCTTGGTAGAGTTCCTCAGAGACATGGTCAGTTCTTACTCAATACCCTGGAAAGTTTCAGAAATGCTTGCAG GTTAGCAGTGGAATTCCAGGGTGACTTCATGGCCCAGGAGAATGCTTTCACTGCCCCCAACTCTGAGAGCAAAGACACACTAAGCAACTTCTCCGAGTTCCTGTTGAGGATTTGTGACAgtctctgcatccccatggtCATG AGCTATCTGGAAAGGGCTGTCAGCCCACCAGTGACAGAGGTTTTCATCTCAACACTCAGTACCCTCTTTACAGTGGTGCCAAGCATGAGGAATAAGTTCTCCAAGAAGCTGG CATCCTCGTCCTTCATCCGACTGACACTGGAGCTGAAGGCCAGATTTTGCTCTGTACAGAG TAATCCTGTCCTGAATCACACCTGTTCcagcttcctctgcagcttATGCCTGAACCTTTACGCAGCCACAGAGAAGAGGAGAACTTCTTCTCAAGAGG agCAAGAGATGTCTGAGCTCCTGCAGAAGGGTCTGCCTCAGTTAAACTTCACCATTGCTGAAAGCCTTCTCCTCCTGTCTGAAGCCCCTGAGCCTTTCTTTTTGGATCAGTCTCTTTGCAGCCATCAGCACTGTTTCATACTGCTCTTATACTTTGCCTACACCTTTGGGGACAG GTTTGTTCCAGAGGCAGAATTATTTCTAGCTGTAAGAAATTTTCTCCTCTCAGCACAGGACCATGGAGACTGTCCCCCTCCACACATACTCAGAGCTGCACTTTACCTCCTTGCCGTCTGTCAGGACAAAGGCAAAGCCCTGGATGTG AGGTCTTTGTCTACCATAAGAAGGATCCTAGATAATCTTCCAGATCTGAGCCTGGTCTATGTCCATTGTCCTCTCCTGCTGAAATTCTTCCTGAGCTACTCTGAACTTATGGGGAAATTTGGACACCAAATCCTCCAACTCTGGTTTTCCTGGGAAGACTGCAATCAGTCTGAGGCGGAAGAAGGTGATTTTGGCACGTCTGATCAGCTGAACAGCACTAACCCATTGCTTCCCATACTGAAGAGTAATTCCAgcattttgcttattttactG GACCTGGTCTGCTCAGGCTCTGTGGAAGTGGCTTGGAAGGTGTTGATTACTCTAAGGACCTTCCTGGAAAGAAATGAGGATGTCCTTGTCTGTGACCTCCTTCGGAGCCGTTTTTTACAgattctgcagcagctgctggtagAGAGTAGCTCAGCCACCCTACAAG CTAACAGGAACCTGCCTGTTTTGCTGAGCCTTCTTTTCCTGGTGCAGCTGCGGAGCAAGGGCATAAGGGAGCTGGACAGCACAGACTTCAAGCTGCTTCACCAGG TCAGTAATCTCTGTGGGAAATGCAGGCCAAGGGACACTGACCTCCTGCAGCCATCCTTGAATTTTCTGTACTGGAGCCTTCATCAGACAACACCTTGCAGTCAGCAGAGAG cagtggctgtgctgctctccaacGTGTCCTTGTTAGAACTCCTGCAGAAGGTTTTGGAATGCACCTGGCTGTGGTCCCCTACTTCCAGACCTGCCTACCTGTCATCTGAGGATGCCTTGCTGTGCTCTGGATGGCTGTTGGTGGCTTCCCTTTTGCTTTATCAGCATCGATACAATACTGAG GTTCACCAGACACTCTCTGTAGACCTTAAAGAAGTCCTGAATGCAGTCATCTTCAGGAATAAGAAGCCAATCTTGCTGTTAG TGAGCATCATGCAGTTCCTGAGAGCTGTTCTGCGACAGAacttctcttcctccctgctggTGATTGTTggccaaaacacagccccaagTTCTACTCAACCACAGCCATCATCACTGCAGGACACTGCCTTGCACCCCCTTGCCATGCAGCAGGTCTTCTCGCTTGTTGTCAGTCTGCAGAACCTTCTGGTGCATGTCCAGTTGCAG AAAGACTTGCTGCTCTCTCAGGCAGTGGTTGCCTGCCTAGAAACCTTAGTGGAATACCTGTATGTGAAGAACCAGGATGTTG cTCTACACGTTGCTTCACAGCCGTGGCACCGATTCCTGCTCTTCACACTACTCAGTGGGGGCCAGAAGTCCTTTCTGCAGCCAGAAGTTCTCAGGTTGATGACTTTG ATTCAGAGCAGTCATTACCAGGTGGAGCCAGAGCAGTCAGGGATCATTCAGACCTTGCTGGATCGCCTCTTGGGACAGAAGACCACTTGTGTAAAGCATCAGGACATTGT ATGTCTGGGAAGCGTGGCAGTGTCCCTCTCACACATTGGAGATTGA
- the MEI1 gene encoding meiosis inhibitor protein 1 isoform X2, which produces MAEPCGDHGPRWALPLRPPLCLACAVETLGDGSASLVRKKHVLSRLQDALAWQALPVVQLLAPDERVCMHLIGTLFVLVRLLVELKSEQYLYCILDESQKELCKATTMRSSLPTFSLLGKLADAIPGFADLLVGKHNNLVDHLLMGLMYPNEGIKAAVCYLYGKLYSSPVGTERLSGHFEERLCGVFLNTLGCAQTKELQVNCLGLLKELLKSDHFVSILMNNSKTEEETENPDFLEGENPLPLVLKKLLLTRDEMLQAASSHCMASVLVHSPSRYASAFIHADVPEFLFECLLCKSEFLIWSVYCCLLLLTEERLFFSKCHTVYGIESLVRSLQGVLLLNNVELHKQGLLLFTEILKRQPVEIKLFTNRGVCIEAIDVLMETVNCPALEVAVEAVKAVAAFLRKDHLSSPPVPYEELQKLLEAMLKRCADLSPPQSSKRHAGDLLFSVSQSHPTNRNLGRVPQRHGQFLLNTLESFRNACRLAVEFQGDFMAQENAFTAPNSESKDTLSNFSEFLLRICDSLCIPMVMSYLERAVSPPVTEVFISTLSTLFTVVPSMRNKFSKKLASSSFIRLTLELKARFCSVQSNPVLNHTCSSFLCSLCLNLYAATEKRRTSSQEEQEMSELLQKGLPQLNFTIAESLLLLSEAPEPFFLDQSLCSHQHCFILLLYFAYTFGDRFVPEAELFLAVRNFLLSAQDHGDCPPPHILRAALYLLAVCQDKGKALDVRSLSTIRRILDNLPDLSLVYVHCPLLLKFFLSYSELMGKFGHQILQLWFSWEDCNQSEAEEGDFGTSDQLNSTNPLLPILKSNSSILLILLDLVCSGSVEVAWKVLITLRTFLERNEDVLVCDLLRSRFLQILQQLLVESSSATLQANRNLPVLLSLLFLVQLRSKGIRELDSTDFKLLHQVSNLCGKCRPRDTDLLQPSLNFLYWSLHQTTPCSQQRAVAVLLSNVSLLELLQKVLECTWLWSPTSRPAYLSSEDALLCSGWLLVASLLLYQHRYNTEVHQTLSVDLKEVLNAVIFRNKKPILLLVSIMQFLRAVLRQNFSSSLLVIVGQNTAPSSTQPQPSSLQDTALHPLAMQQVFSLVVSLQNLLVHVQLQKDLLLSQAVVACLETLVEYLYVKNQDVALHVASQPWHRFLLFTLLSGGQKSFLQPEVLRLMTLFVRYQSNNIISQKEISQIIQEAAEANIAELPEATSCALHLFLSQIQSSHYQVEPEQSGIIQTLLDRLLGQKTTCVKHQDIVCLGSVAVSLSHIGD; this is translated from the exons ATGGCGGAGCCGTGCGGCGATCACGGGCCGCGCTGGGCGCTGCCGCTCCGCCCGCCGCTCTGCCTCGCCTGCGCCGTGGAGACCCTGGGCGACGGCAGCGCCTCG CTGGTGCGCAAGAAGCACGTCCTGTCCCGTCTCCAGGATGCCCTGGCCTGGCAGGCGCTGCCAGTCgtccagctgctggcaccagACGAGAGGGTGTGCATGCATTTGATAGGAACTCTCTTTG TTCTGGTGCGGCTTCTTGTGGAGCTGAAGTCAGAACAGTACTTATACTGCATCTTGGATGAAAGTCAGAAGGAG CTGTGCAAAGCAACTACCATGAGAAGCAGCCTGCccacattttctctcttggGCAAGCTGGCAGATGCCATCCCAGGCTTTGCTGATCTACTGGTGGGAAAGCACA ATAATTTAGTGGATCATCTGCTGATGGGCTTGATGTACCCAAACGAAGGTATAAAGGCTGCTGTCTGCTACTTGTATGGCAAGTTGTACTCCTCTCCTGTTGGCACAGAACGGCTCTCAGGACACTTTGAAGAAAGGCTGTGTGGTGTCTTCTTGAATACCTTGGGGTGTGCACAGACAAAGGAGCTGCAGGTTAATTGTTTGG GTTTGCTAAAGGAGCTGCTGAAATCTGATCATTTTGTATCTATTCTTATGAATAATTCAAAGACAGAGGAGGAGACTGAGAACCCTGACTTTTTAGAAGGGGAAAATCCACTGCCACTTGTTCTCAAAAAG CTCTTGTTGACCAGAGATGAGATGTTACAGGCAGCGAGTTCTCACTGTATGGCTTCAGTGCTGGTTCACTCTCCTAGCAGATATGCTTCTGCTTTTATCCATGCAGATGTCCCAG agtTTCTCTTCGAGTGTCTCTTGTGCAAAAGTGAATTCCTAATCTGGTCAGTGtactgctgcctgctcctcctgacTGAAGAGcgccttttcttctccaagtgTCACACCGTCTATG GCATTGAATCTCTGGTGAGGAGTCTCCAGGGTGTCCTGCTGCTGAACAATGTGGAGTTGCACAAGCAAGGGCTCCTGCTCttcactgaaatactgaaacG GCAACCAGTGGAAATCAAATTATTCACAAACCGAGGTGTATGTATAGAAGCCATTGATGTTCTGATGGAGACAGTGAACTGCCCAGCGCTGGAGGTGGCGGTGGAGGCTGTGAAAGCTGTGGCAGCTTTCCTGAG GAAGGACCATCTGAGCTCCCCTCCAGTCCCAtatgaagagctgcagaaacttCTGGAAGCAATGCTGAAGCGATGTGCTGACCTTTCCCCACCACAGAGTAGTAAGAGGCATGCA GGTGATCTCCTATTCTCAGTGTCTCAGAGTCACCCAACAAACAGAAATCTTGGTAGAGTTCCTCAGAGACATGGTCAGTTCTTACTCAATACCCTGGAAAGTTTCAGAAATGCTTGCAG GTTAGCAGTGGAATTCCAGGGTGACTTCATGGCCCAGGAGAATGCTTTCACTGCCCCCAACTCTGAGAGCAAAGACACACTAAGCAACTTCTCCGAGTTCCTGTTGAGGATTTGTGACAgtctctgcatccccatggtCATG AGCTATCTGGAAAGGGCTGTCAGCCCACCAGTGACAGAGGTTTTCATCTCAACACTCAGTACCCTCTTTACAGTGGTGCCAAGCATGAGGAATAAGTTCTCCAAGAAGCTGG CATCCTCGTCCTTCATCCGACTGACACTGGAGCTGAAGGCCAGATTTTGCTCTGTACAGAG TAATCCTGTCCTGAATCACACCTGTTCcagcttcctctgcagcttATGCCTGAACCTTTACGCAGCCACAGAGAAGAGGAGAACTTCTTCTCAAGAGG agCAAGAGATGTCTGAGCTCCTGCAGAAGGGTCTGCCTCAGTTAAACTTCACCATTGCTGAAAGCCTTCTCCTCCTGTCTGAAGCCCCTGAGCCTTTCTTTTTGGATCAGTCTCTTTGCAGCCATCAGCACTGTTTCATACTGCTCTTATACTTTGCCTACACCTTTGGGGACAG GTTTGTTCCAGAGGCAGAATTATTTCTAGCTGTAAGAAATTTTCTCCTCTCAGCACAGGACCATGGAGACTGTCCCCCTCCACACATACTCAGAGCTGCACTTTACCTCCTTGCCGTCTGTCAGGACAAAGGCAAAGCCCTGGATGTG AGGTCTTTGTCTACCATAAGAAGGATCCTAGATAATCTTCCAGATCTGAGCCTGGTCTATGTCCATTGTCCTCTCCTGCTGAAATTCTTCCTGAGCTACTCTGAACTTATGGGGAAATTTGGACACCAAATCCTCCAACTCTGGTTTTCCTGGGAAGACTGCAATCAGTCTGAGGCGGAAGAAGGTGATTTTGGCACGTCTGATCAGCTGAACAGCACTAACCCATTGCTTCCCATACTGAAGAGTAATTCCAgcattttgcttattttactG GACCTGGTCTGCTCAGGCTCTGTGGAAGTGGCTTGGAAGGTGTTGATTACTCTAAGGACCTTCCTGGAAAGAAATGAGGATGTCCTTGTCTGTGACCTCCTTCGGAGCCGTTTTTTACAgattctgcagcagctgctggtagAGAGTAGCTCAGCCACCCTACAAG CTAACAGGAACCTGCCTGTTTTGCTGAGCCTTCTTTTCCTGGTGCAGCTGCGGAGCAAGGGCATAAGGGAGCTGGACAGCACAGACTTCAAGCTGCTTCACCAGG TCAGTAATCTCTGTGGGAAATGCAGGCCAAGGGACACTGACCTCCTGCAGCCATCCTTGAATTTTCTGTACTGGAGCCTTCATCAGACAACACCTTGCAGTCAGCAGAGAG cagtggctgtgctgctctccaacGTGTCCTTGTTAGAACTCCTGCAGAAGGTTTTGGAATGCACCTGGCTGTGGTCCCCTACTTCCAGACCTGCCTACCTGTCATCTGAGGATGCCTTGCTGTGCTCTGGATGGCTGTTGGTGGCTTCCCTTTTGCTTTATCAGCATCGATACAATACTGAG GTTCACCAGACACTCTCTGTAGACCTTAAAGAAGTCCTGAATGCAGTCATCTTCAGGAATAAGAAGCCAATCTTGCTGTTAG TGAGCATCATGCAGTTCCTGAGAGCTGTTCTGCGACAGAacttctcttcctccctgctggTGATTGTTggccaaaacacagccccaagTTCTACTCAACCACAGCCATCATCACTGCAGGACACTGCCTTGCACCCCCTTGCCATGCAGCAGGTCTTCTCGCTTGTTGTCAGTCTGCAGAACCTTCTGGTGCATGTCCAGTTGCAG AAAGACTTGCTGCTCTCTCAGGCAGTGGTTGCCTGCCTAGAAACCTTAGTGGAATACCTGTATGTGAAGAACCAGGATGTTG cTCTACACGTTGCTTCACAGCCGTGGCACCGATTCCTGCTCTTCACACTACTCAGTGGGGGCCAGAAGTCCTTTCTGCAGCCAGAAGTTCTCAGGTTGATGACTTTG TTTGTGAGATATCAGAGCAACAACATCATTTCTCAAAAAGAAATTAGCCAGATTATtcaggaggcagcagaagcCAACATAGCAGAGCTGCCCGAGGCCACATCTTGTGCTCTCCACCTCTTCCTTTCTCAG ATTCAGAGCAGTCATTACCAGGTGGAGCCAGAGCAGTCAGGGATCATTCAGACCTTGCTGGATCGCCTCTTGGGACAGAAGACCACTTGTGTAAAGCATCAGGACATTGT ATGTCTGGGAAGCGTGGCAGTGTCCCTCTCACACATTGGAGATTGA